The Georgenia sp. TF02-10 genome window below encodes:
- a CDS encoding type ISP restriction/modification enzyme — translation MLTSTTSPPSRRRRREASSSTLEGLLDKFLRESTSLRDQGDRFERLVRSFLLTDYQWAGRFDEVWMWQDWPGRDHRPDTGIDLVARERDTGDLVAVQCKFYDPQAVLQKQDIDSFLSESGKEPFRQRLIVTTTLRWGRHAEEAIHGQQIPVQRLDLTDLLDSSIDWSQFDFAKPEDLELKERKELRTHQRDALEAVRAGLQEHDRGKLIMACGTGKTFTSLRIAEELVPLGGSVLFLVPSIALLSQSLREWSLEAVEGLRTFAVCSDVKVGKKSDAEDISVVDLAIPATTNPATLHARMADRSPAEGRITVVFSTYQSIDVVAQAQAMGLPDFDLVVCDEAHRTTGATLAGAEESAWTRVHNPEYIRAGKRLYMTATPRIYDDASKAKAGQANAVLASMDDEALFGPELHRLGFGEAVGRDLLSDYKVLVLAVDEGYVSRTFQEAFTDPDNSELGLDDVAKIVGCWNGLAKRGSTEHDFATDPEPMRRAVAFSRSIKDSKSFAERFEAIVAEVMIRSGLQEDDPSVLPATAQHVDGTYNVLQRNERLAWLEAETPEPECRVLSNAKCLSEGVDVPALDAVLFLNPRKSIVDVVQSVGRVMRKAPGKKYGYIILPIGIPAGTTPEDALRDNEKYRVVWEVLQALRAHDERFDAMVNKIELNSRRDDRIQIIGVGGGPEGDEYGDGAGRADDGGTQAAFDLASLGEWRDAIYAKIVQKVGSRRYWEQWAQDVADIAEKHRLRLLALIDQGHAAEEFEAFLTALRANLNPSISRNDAIDMLSQHLITAPIFEALFAGYDFTTHNPVSQVMQGMLEALEGSNLEAEVEPLEKFYASVRQRAAGLDNAEARQKVVTELYEKFFRFAFPRVADSLGIVYTPVEIVDFILRSVDHLLRTEFGTSISAEGVHVLDPFTGTGTFLVRLLQSGLIQPHDLARKYASELHANEIMLLAYYIAAINIESTYHQLMSDRDNSMRSQTSDGVPSTDQEYVPFDGIVLTDTFQMTEKDDLDDLEVFTSNNARVDAQRRLDIRVIVGNPPYSVGQTSGNDNNQNVKYPTLDAVIERTYAARSTSALKKSLYDSYVRAIRWASDRIGDQGVIGFVTNGGFIDANTADGLRKTLADEFATIYVYNLRGNQRTAGEQARKEGGKIFGSGSRNTVAVTFLVKHPSRTGRATLRYRDIGDYLSREQKLAIVDGSTVDSIEWTNVAPNDAGDWTNQRSEGFDSHQPIGSRDGNGTVFAVSTRGLITARDAWVYNFSPAELTRNVERMIRFYNGQVDEFADLVAKRSLRDTRSYVNDFIDTDPRKFSWDHADRQRLPRGRHYEMHQEALRIAAYRPFTKQAAWFDRELNNRVYQLPLMFPTPQHPNHGFTVSAPGANAQFTCLAVDKIPDLVSVAGAGNPSLFFARYTYENIEEGELDLIGGGDVVADYRRIDNITDATLTTYRNWYGPHVTKDDVFAFVYGLLHSPDYRERFAADLKRTLPRIPRIQSDDFAAFRDAGQALLDLHIGYESVEPYPLTIGGSQPSGPGSADVYEWFRVEKMRYVKRGRETDRSTISYNPRITVSGVPDEAHRYMLGSRSAVDWILDRYQVRTDKASGIVNDPNDWSREVGNPRYILDLLARVVTVSVETMRLVDALPPLRIVEQA, via the coding sequence ATGCTGACCAGCACCACTTCCCCGCCGAGCCGGAGACGGAGGCGGGAGGCGTCGTCGTCGACGCTGGAGGGCCTGCTCGACAAGTTCCTCCGCGAGTCCACCAGCCTGCGCGACCAAGGGGACAGGTTCGAGCGCCTCGTCCGCTCCTTCCTGCTCACCGACTACCAGTGGGCGGGCCGGTTCGACGAGGTGTGGATGTGGCAGGACTGGCCGGGCCGCGACCACCGACCGGACACCGGCATCGACCTCGTCGCCCGGGAGCGGGACACCGGCGACCTGGTCGCCGTCCAGTGCAAGTTCTACGACCCCCAGGCCGTGCTCCAGAAGCAGGACATCGACTCGTTCCTGTCCGAGTCGGGCAAGGAGCCGTTCCGGCAGCGGCTGATCGTCACCACCACACTGCGCTGGGGACGGCACGCCGAGGAGGCGATCCACGGCCAACAGATCCCGGTCCAGCGGCTCGACCTGACGGACCTCCTTGACTCCTCGATCGACTGGTCCCAGTTCGACTTCGCCAAGCCGGAGGACCTCGAGCTCAAGGAGCGCAAGGAGCTCCGCACGCACCAGCGCGACGCACTCGAGGCGGTCCGCGCCGGTCTCCAGGAGCACGACCGCGGCAAGCTCATCATGGCGTGCGGGACGGGCAAGACCTTCACCTCGCTGCGGATCGCCGAAGAGCTCGTGCCGCTCGGCGGGTCCGTGCTCTTCCTCGTCCCGTCCATCGCGCTGCTGTCGCAATCGCTCAGGGAGTGGTCGCTCGAGGCGGTCGAGGGCCTGCGCACGTTCGCCGTGTGCTCCGACGTCAAGGTCGGGAAGAAGTCCGACGCCGAGGACATCTCGGTCGTCGACCTAGCCATCCCCGCCACGACGAACCCGGCGACCCTGCACGCCAGGATGGCCGACCGCAGCCCGGCGGAGGGCCGCATCACCGTCGTGTTCTCCACCTACCAGTCGATCGACGTCGTCGCCCAGGCACAGGCGATGGGCCTGCCGGACTTCGACCTGGTGGTCTGCGACGAGGCGCACCGCACGACCGGCGCCACCCTCGCCGGGGCCGAGGAGTCGGCGTGGACCCGGGTGCACAACCCGGAGTACATCCGGGCCGGCAAGCGCCTCTACATGACGGCCACCCCCCGGATCTACGACGACGCCTCCAAGGCGAAGGCCGGCCAGGCGAACGCCGTGCTCGCGTCGATGGACGACGAGGCGCTCTTCGGTCCTGAGCTGCACCGCCTCGGCTTTGGCGAGGCGGTCGGCAGGGACCTGCTGTCGGACTACAAGGTGCTCGTGCTCGCCGTGGACGAGGGGTACGTCAGCCGCACCTTCCAGGAGGCCTTCACCGACCCGGACAACTCCGAGCTGGGGCTGGACGACGTCGCCAAGATCGTCGGCTGCTGGAACGGCCTGGCGAAGCGCGGCAGTACCGAGCACGACTTCGCCACCGACCCCGAACCGATGCGCCGCGCCGTCGCGTTCTCCCGCTCGATCAAGGACTCGAAGTCGTTCGCGGAGCGGTTCGAGGCGATCGTCGCCGAGGTCATGATTAGGTCCGGCCTGCAGGAGGACGACCCGTCGGTGCTGCCGGCCACCGCGCAGCACGTCGATGGCACCTACAATGTCCTCCAGCGCAACGAACGTCTCGCGTGGCTCGAGGCGGAGACGCCGGAGCCCGAGTGCCGCGTCCTGTCGAACGCGAAGTGCCTCTCCGAGGGCGTGGACGTGCCAGCGCTCGACGCCGTTCTATTCCTCAACCCGCGCAAGTCGATCGTGGACGTCGTCCAGTCCGTCGGCCGGGTGATGCGCAAGGCGCCGGGCAAGAAGTACGGCTACATCATCCTGCCGATCGGGATCCCGGCCGGGACGACGCCGGAAGATGCGTTGCGCGACAACGAGAAGTACCGCGTCGTGTGGGAGGTGCTCCAGGCGCTCCGGGCGCACGACGAACGCTTCGACGCGATGGTCAACAAGATCGAGCTGAACTCCCGCCGTGACGACCGCATCCAGATCATCGGTGTCGGCGGCGGCCCGGAGGGTGACGAGTACGGGGACGGCGCAGGGAGGGCGGACGACGGCGGCACGCAGGCGGCCTTCGATCTCGCCTCCCTCGGGGAGTGGCGCGACGCGATCTACGCCAAGATCGTGCAGAAGGTCGGCTCGCGCCGGTACTGGGAGCAGTGGGCGCAGGACGTCGCCGACATTGCCGAGAAGCACCGCCTCCGGCTGCTCGCGCTGATCGACCAGGGGCACGCCGCCGAGGAGTTCGAGGCCTTCCTCACCGCGCTGCGGGCGAACCTCAACCCGTCGATCAGCCGCAACGACGCCATCGACATGCTCTCGCAGCACCTCATCACCGCGCCGATCTTCGAGGCGCTGTTCGCCGGCTACGACTTCACCACCCACAACCCCGTGTCCCAGGTGATGCAGGGCATGCTCGAGGCACTGGAGGGCAGCAACCTCGAGGCCGAGGTCGAGCCGCTCGAGAAGTTCTACGCCTCCGTGCGCCAGCGCGCGGCCGGGCTCGACAACGCCGAGGCCCGCCAGAAGGTCGTCACCGAGCTGTACGAGAAGTTCTTCCGGTTCGCCTTCCCGCGCGTCGCCGATTCTCTCGGTATCGTGTACACGCCGGTCGAGATCGTGGACTTCATCCTGCGCTCGGTCGACCACCTCCTGCGCACGGAGTTCGGCACGTCGATCAGCGCCGAGGGCGTCCACGTGCTCGACCCGTTCACCGGCACCGGCACGTTCCTCGTGCGGCTGCTGCAGTCCGGGCTCATTCAGCCGCACGACCTGGCCCGCAAGTACGCCTCCGAGCTGCACGCGAACGAGATCATGCTCCTCGCGTACTACATCGCGGCGATCAACATCGAGTCCACCTACCACCAGCTCATGAGCGACCGCGACAACTCCATGCGTTCGCAGACCTCCGACGGCGTTCCCTCCACCGATCAGGAGTATGTCCCGTTCGACGGTATCGTGCTGACGGACACGTTCCAGATGACGGAGAAGGACGACCTCGACGACCTCGAGGTCTTCACGAGCAACAACGCCCGCGTGGACGCCCAGCGGCGGCTCGACATCCGGGTGATCGTCGGGAACCCGCCGTACTCCGTCGGTCAGACGAGCGGCAACGACAACAACCAGAACGTCAAGTACCCGACGCTGGATGCCGTGATCGAGCGGACGTACGCCGCGCGGTCGACTTCCGCCCTCAAGAAGTCGCTGTACGACTCCTACGTCCGGGCGATCCGCTGGGCCTCTGATCGGATCGGCGACCAGGGTGTCATCGGGTTCGTCACCAACGGTGGCTTCATCGACGCGAACACCGCCGACGGGCTCCGCAAGACGCTCGCCGACGAGTTCGCCACGATCTACGTGTACAACCTCCGGGGCAACCAGCGGACCGCCGGTGAGCAGGCACGCAAAGAGGGCGGCAAGATCTTCGGGTCCGGCTCCCGGAACACCGTCGCCGTGACCTTCCTCGTCAAGCACCCCAGCCGGACCGGTCGCGCGACCCTTCGCTACCGCGACATCGGCGACTACCTGTCGCGCGAGCAGAAGCTCGCCATCGTCGACGGCAGCACAGTCGACTCCATCGAGTGGACCAACGTCGCGCCGAACGACGCCGGGGACTGGACCAACCAGCGATCCGAGGGGTTCGACTCACACCAACCCATCGGTAGTCGCGACGGCAACGGCACCGTCTTCGCCGTCTCGACGCGCGGACTCATCACGGCACGAGACGCATGGGTCTACAACTTCTCGCCCGCCGAGCTCACTCGGAACGTCGAACGCATGATCCGGTTCTACAACGGTCAGGTCGACGAGTTCGCCGACCTCGTCGCAAAGCGAAGCCTACGCGACACCCGGTCGTACGTGAACGACTTCATTGACACCGATCCCAGGAAGTTCAGTTGGGATCACGCCGACCGTCAACGCCTCCCGCGGGGGCGGCACTATGAAATGCACCAGGAGGCACTTCGGATCGCTGCCTACCGACCCTTTACTAAGCAGGCAGCATGGTTTGACCGCGAGCTCAACAACAGGGTATACCAGTTGCCGTTGATGTTCCCAACTCCGCAGCACCCGAACCACGGGTTCACGGTTTCAGCGCCCGGTGCCAACGCGCAATTTACTTGCCTCGCTGTTGACAAGATTCCGGACCTCGTTTCCGTCGCAGGTGCCGGCAATCCCAGCCTGTTCTTCGCGCGCTACACCTACGAGAACATCGAAGAAGGCGAGCTCGACCTAATCGGCGGTGGCGACGTCGTCGCCGACTACCGCCGGATCGACAACATTACAGACGCCACCCTCACCACTTACCGCAACTGGTATGGTCCGCACGTGACGAAAGACGACGTCTTCGCCTTCGTCTACGGTCTGCTGCACTCGCCGGACTACCGGGAGCGTTTCGCCGCGGACCTCAAGCGGACGCTCCCCCGCATCCCGCGGATCCAGTCGGACGACTTCGCCGCGTTCCGCGACGCCGGCCAGGCGCTGCTGGACCTGCACATCGGCTACGAGTCGGTCGAGCCGTATCCGCTGACGATTGGCGGCAGCCAGCCCTCGGGTCCCGGCAGCGCAGATGTCTACGAGTGGTTCCGCGTGGAGAAGATGCGCTACGTCAAGCGCGGCCGCGAGACCGACCGCTCGACGATCTCCTACAACCCGCGCATTACCGTGTCGGGCGTCCCGGACGAGGCGCACCGGTACATGCTCGGATCGCGCAGCGCGGTCGACTGGATCCTCGACCGATACCAGGTCCGCACGGACAAGGCGTCGGGGATCGTCAACGACCCGAACGACTGGTCGCGCGAGGTCGGCAACCCGCGCTACATCCTCGACCTCCTCGCCCGCGTGGTCACGGTGAGCGTGGAGACGATGCGCCTCGTGGACGCGCTGCCGCCCCTGCGAATCGTGGAGCAGGCGTGA
- a CDS encoding IS630 family transposase → MRDNDGRKLDHATLEQMRFRAVDAVEAGAHPEDVAKMLGMHAKTVYGWLARAREGGRDALKAKPVPGRPPKLDGSQLRRLYTLIVGTNPRQLQFDFELWTRAMVREVIRREFGVHLSEVSVGRLLRKLGLSPQRPLWRAWQADPEAVERWKAEEFPAIRAAAKAEGATVYFADEAGIRSDYHAGTTWAPVGRTPVVKATGARHSLNMISALTPAGKLRFATYTGSFTADQFISFCKKLLADTGRDGGGGVYLVVDGHSTHKAKKVKEFIASTDGRLKVFILPAYSPQLNPDEWVWKNVKHDRVGRTAPRTAEEFKSNVIAALHRLQKLPHLVRGFFADPDLRYITA, encoded by the coding sequence ATGCGCGACAACGACGGCCGGAAGCTGGACCACGCCACCTTGGAGCAGATGCGGTTCCGCGCGGTGGACGCGGTAGAGGCCGGGGCCCACCCGGAAGATGTCGCGAAGATGCTGGGGATGCACGCGAAAACGGTGTACGGGTGGTTGGCCAGAGCGCGTGAGGGTGGCCGGGATGCGTTGAAGGCCAAACCGGTCCCGGGTCGGCCACCAAAGCTGGACGGAAGCCAGCTGCGCCGGCTTTACACACTGATCGTCGGGACCAACCCGCGCCAGCTCCAGTTCGACTTCGAGCTGTGGACCCGGGCGATGGTGCGTGAGGTGATCCGGCGCGAGTTCGGGGTGCACCTGTCGGAGGTGTCCGTGGGCCGGTTGCTCAGGAAGCTCGGCCTGTCGCCCCAGCGCCCGCTGTGGCGGGCCTGGCAGGCCGACCCCGAGGCGGTGGAGCGGTGGAAGGCGGAGGAGTTCCCCGCGATCCGGGCGGCGGCCAAGGCCGAGGGCGCGACGGTGTACTTCGCGGACGAGGCCGGCATCCGCTCGGACTACCACGCCGGGACCACCTGGGCCCCGGTCGGGCGCACCCCGGTGGTCAAGGCCACCGGGGCCCGGCACTCCCTGAACATGATCTCCGCGCTCACCCCCGCCGGAAAGCTGCGGTTCGCCACCTACACCGGCTCCTTCACCGCCGACCAGTTCATCAGCTTCTGCAAGAAGCTGCTCGCCGACACCGGCCGCGACGGCGGCGGCGGGGTGTACCTGGTCGTCGACGGTCACTCCACCCACAAGGCCAAGAAGGTCAAGGAGTTCATCGCCTCCACCGACGGCCGGCTGAAGGTGTTCATCCTGCCCGCCTACTCACCACAGCTCAACCCCGACGAGTGGGTCTGGAAGAACGTCAAGCACGACCGCGTCGGGCGCACCGCCCCACGCACCGCCGAGGAGTTCAAGAGCAACGTCATCGCCGCGCTCCACCGCCTCCAGAAACTACCGCACCTGGTACGCGGGTTCTTCGCCGATCCAGATCTCCGCTACATCACCGCATAA
- a CDS encoding VOC family protein: protein MARPFLRVTSVTIGTDRPSELAHFYSELLGWPVSADEPPVPGDPVRGGWAQTRPPDGEPGPTLNFEHERYFVAPVWPAQEGHQTASQHLDVWVEDLEAAVAWAVSRGARLAGVQPQEDVRVMLDPSGHPFCLFL from the coding sequence ATGGCGCGACCGTTCCTGCGTGTGACGTCCGTGACGATCGGCACCGACCGGCCGAGCGAGCTGGCGCACTTCTACTCCGAGCTGCTCGGGTGGCCGGTCTCGGCCGACGAGCCGCCCGTCCCGGGCGACCCGGTGCGCGGCGGGTGGGCGCAGACCCGTCCGCCCGACGGCGAGCCGGGGCCGACGCTCAACTTCGAGCACGAGCGGTACTTCGTCGCACCGGTGTGGCCGGCCCAGGAGGGGCACCAGACGGCGTCGCAGCACCTCGACGTCTGGGTGGAGGACCTCGAGGCGGCCGTCGCCTGGGCAGTCTCCCGTGGCGCACGCCTTGCCGGGGTCCAGCCGCAGGAGGACGTGCGCGTGATGCTCGACCCGTCCGGGCACCCGTTCTGCCTGTTCCTGTGA